The Sulfitobacter donghicola DSW-25 = KCTC 12864 = JCM 14565 genome has a segment encoding these proteins:
- a CDS encoding TRAP transporter small permease subunit encodes MPKAIQIYVRWMDRISNLVGIFAMYLIFAMVGILLLDAVTSGLKIYLHWCIELAQFVLAAYYFMGGAKTIKDGDHVRMDLLYDRLSVRGKAGVDLVTIFCLLFYLVIMLIGGISSLEYAIQTGERRFSMWNPSLIPIKALMVACLGLMILQVISEIFKHISVLRGIPLTLNAGEESQ; translated from the coding sequence ATGCCTAAGGCCATACAAATATATGTGCGGTGGATGGATCGCATTTCAAATCTGGTCGGCATTTTTGCCATGTACCTGATTTTTGCGATGGTCGGGATTTTGCTGCTGGATGCTGTAACAAGCGGGCTAAAAATCTATCTGCATTGGTGTATCGAATTGGCGCAATTTGTGCTGGCCGCCTATTATTTCATGGGCGGGGCCAAGACCATCAAAGACGGCGATCACGTGCGTATGGATTTGCTGTATGATCGGCTATCGGTACGGGGCAAGGCGGGTGTTGATCTGGTCACGATCTTTTGCCTGCTGTTCTACCTTGTCATCATGTTGATCGGGGGGATTTCATCCCTTGAATATGCCATCCAGACCGGCGAGCGGCGTTTTTCGATGTGGAACCCGTCGCTGATCCCGATCAAGGCGTTGATGGTTGCATGCCTTGGCCTGATGATCCTTCAGGTAATTTCAGAAATTTTCAAGCACATCAGTGTGCTGCGTGGCATTCCTCTGACGTTGAATGCGGGTGAGGAAAGCCAATAA
- a CDS encoding FGGY family carbohydrate kinase has product MTLLAIDQSTTSTTALLFDVSGGVRTVHRADHKQIYPKQGWVEHDPLEILGHIRRSLDAGKEQGAQAFALSNQGESCLAWDRKTGDPISPMIVWQDNRTEAACKSLELHHGNTVAQRARLPLSPYFSAAKLGWVLQNIPAASDLAKNGRLALGTSDAFFRDQLTGRFETDVATASRTSLMNLETCQWDPQLCEVFGVPIACLPKITDCSGDLGAAQGLPLAAAIVDQQAALYGHGVSHRGESKFTFGTGAFAQTFVGPDCPPFAQGVAPTVAWREVGQKTVYALDGGIHTAAAAVNWARDLGLFHEFSELEGFCGHALERGLAFVPALAGLACPHWDNNAKGTWLGLSLGTTKADMMQALLEGIAYRAAEVCAAMEQVVPPNGAVLVDGGMSANPWFCQLLANVTGRSIKAAQMSDITAYGAAKMAGNALGLEIPSKAARSVFEPEAGFSPQMQRFEEARNLAQSWLAKAPV; this is encoded by the coding sequence ATGACCTTACTGGCAATAGATCAAAGCACGACCTCAACGACGGCTTTGCTGTTTGATGTATCGGGCGGCGTTCGAACCGTTCATCGCGCAGACCACAAACAGATCTATCCAAAACAGGGTTGGGTCGAACATGATCCGTTAGAAATCCTTGGCCATATCAGGCGCTCCCTTGACGCTGGAAAAGAACAAGGCGCGCAGGCCTTTGCCCTCTCAAACCAAGGGGAAAGCTGTTTGGCGTGGGATCGTAAGACGGGTGATCCCATCAGCCCGATGATCGTCTGGCAGGACAACCGGACCGAAGCCGCCTGTAAATCGCTTGAACTACATCATGGGAACACCGTAGCGCAGCGCGCCCGCCTGCCGCTATCCCCGTATTTTTCCGCCGCCAAGCTGGGTTGGGTTTTGCAAAACATCCCCGCAGCGTCGGACCTTGCAAAAAACGGTCGCCTTGCGTTGGGGACCAGTGATGCGTTTTTTCGCGATCAGCTCACGGGGCGATTTGAAACAGATGTCGCCACGGCCTCGCGTACCTCCCTAATGAATCTGGAAACCTGCCAATGGGACCCCCAGCTTTGTGAGGTTTTTGGCGTCCCTATCGCGTGTCTGCCCAAGATCACAGATTGCAGCGGGGATTTAGGAGCCGCGCAAGGGCTGCCCTTAGCCGCTGCAATTGTTGACCAACAAGCGGCCCTTTACGGGCACGGTGTATCTCACAGAGGCGAGAGCAAATTCACCTTTGGAACTGGTGCCTTTGCCCAAACTTTTGTGGGCCCCGATTGCCCCCCTTTTGCGCAGGGCGTTGCCCCGACTGTCGCTTGGCGTGAGGTGGGGCAAAAAACGGTTTACGCGCTGGATGGTGGTATCCACACAGCCGCTGCTGCCGTGAACTGGGCCCGCGACCTAGGGCTGTTTCATGAATTTTCCGAATTGGAGGGCTTTTGCGGTCACGCATTGGAACGCGGTTTGGCATTTGTTCCCGCTTTGGCGGGGCTGGCCTGCCCCCATTGGGACAATAACGCAAAAGGCACATGGCTGGGCCTGTCCCTTGGGACGACAAAGGCGGATATGATGCAGGCTCTGCTGGAAGGCATCGCCTATCGCGCAGCCGAGGTCTGCGCAGCGATGGAACAGGTTGTGCCCCCAAATGGCGCGGTTTTGGTCGATGGCGGCATGTCTGCAAACCCATGGTTTTGCCAGCTTCTGGCCAATGTCACTGGCCGCAGCATCAAGGCCGCACAAATGAGCGACATAACCGCATATGGCGCGGCAAAGATGGCTGGTAACGCGCTTGGGCTGGAAATCCCCTCAAAGGCGGCGCGATCGGTGTTTGAACCGGAAGCGGGGTTTAGCCCCCAAATGCAGCGTTTTGAAGAAGCGCGCAATCTGGCCCAAAGCTGGCTTGCAAAAGCGCCCGTTTGA
- the hemP gene encoding hemin uptake protein HemP — protein MTAITKPPSNLAQLPEKDLMPTYDVRDIVQKDGQARLVLDEAVYTLRITRAGKLILTK, from the coding sequence ATGACCGCAATTACGAAACCACCAAGCAACCTTGCGCAGCTGCCTGAGAAGGATCTGATGCCAACATATGATGTGCGCGACATCGTCCAAAAGGACGGGCAGGCGCGTTTGGTACTGGATGAGGCTGTTTATACCTTGCGCATCACGCGGGCGGGAAAGCTGATCCTGACCAAATAG
- a CDS encoding extracellular solute-binding protein — MVTLGSTAAFAEGELNLYSSRHYDTDERLYSDFTEATGIKINRIEGKADELIARMGAEGANSPADILLTVDTSRLERAKGAGVLQSVDSDVLEKRIPASLQDSENQWFGFSQRARIIFYDKADVANPPQDYVSLADPAYKGMVCHRSSSNVYSQTLLSSIIENHGEEAAKAWAQGVVDNFARDPEGGDTDQLRGIVSGQCDISVANTYYFARSIRKDVKGLPADARENIGWIFPAQNAEGAHMNLSGAGVAAHAPNKENAIKFLEYLASDQAQQYFSAGNDEYPAVPGVSLSASVAALGLFRPDAVDLSNVAKNVPTAQKIFNEVGWK; from the coding sequence ATGGTCACTCTGGGCTCTACCGCTGCTTTCGCCGAAGGTGAGCTAAACCTTTATTCCTCGCGCCACTACGACACGGATGAGCGCCTGTATTCTGATTTCACAGAAGCAACAGGTATCAAAATCAACCGTATCGAAGGTAAAGCGGACGAATTGATCGCACGTATGGGCGCCGAGGGAGCGAACTCTCCTGCTGATATCTTGCTGACGGTTGATACATCCCGTCTGGAACGCGCAAAGGGCGCGGGCGTTCTTCAGTCTGTCGACAGTGATGTCCTAGAAAAGCGTATTCCAGCGAGCCTGCAAGACTCTGAAAACCAGTGGTTTGGCTTTAGCCAGCGTGCGCGCATCATTTTCTATGACAAAGCCGATGTTGCGAACCCACCACAGGATTACGTTTCGCTTGCAGATCCCGCTTACAAAGGCATGGTTTGCCACCGCTCGTCCTCGAACGTGTATTCCCAAACACTTCTTTCCTCTATCATCGAAAACCACGGTGAAGAGGCTGCCAAAGCTTGGGCGCAGGGTGTTGTAGACAACTTTGCCCGCGATCCAGAAGGGGGTGACACAGACCAGCTGCGCGGGATCGTGTCAGGCCAGTGCGATATCTCGGTTGCAAACACTTACTATTTTGCCCGCTCGATCCGCAAAGACGTTAAGGGCCTGCCTGCGGATGCCCGTGAAAACATCGGCTGGATCTTTCCTGCGCAAAACGCCGAAGGGGCCCACATGAACCTTTCCGGTGCCGGTGTTGCCGCACATGCGCCAAACAAAGAGAACGCGATCAAGTTCTTGGAATACCTCGCCAGCGATCAAGCACAGCAGTATTTCTCGGCTGGGAATGACGAATACCCAGCAGTGCCTGGCGTTTCCCTCAGCGCATCTGTTGCGGCTCTTGGTTTGTTCCGCCCAGACGCGGTGGACCTGAGCAATGTCGCCAAGAATGTACCGACAGCGCAAAAGATTTTTAACGAAGTCGGTTGGAAATAA
- a CDS encoding heme ABC transporter ATP-binding protein, with translation MIKAQQISVSFGKTPILESVSFEAHAGEVTAIVGPNGSGKTTLLRAVTGDVDYGGVVSLQGADIKSMAAWDLASRRAVLPQASTLAFPFTVIEVVRMGLQRSRSSGFDPIATAALMRVGLESYANRHYQDLSGGEQQRVQLARVLSQVWLPFEEGMPRWLFLDEPVSSLDIGHQLQVMRIMKDFAQAGGGVITVMHDLNLTAMYADRVLMMSGGELIASDTPKNVFTDETLSRAYNCRLKTNALPEHGVPFLLPQMAQEGAFQKQGN, from the coding sequence ATGATCAAAGCACAGCAAATTTCAGTTTCCTTTGGCAAAACCCCTATCCTTGAAAGCGTCTCATTCGAGGCGCATGCAGGCGAAGTGACCGCAATTGTCGGGCCGAATGGATCCGGAAAAACAACCCTCCTGCGGGCTGTCACAGGGGATGTTGATTATGGAGGTGTTGTGTCCTTGCAGGGGGCAGACATCAAATCCATGGCCGCATGGGATTTGGCCTCCCGCCGCGCGGTGCTGCCACAGGCCAGCACATTGGCATTCCCGTTTACGGTGATCGAAGTGGTTCGCATGGGATTGCAGCGCAGCCGTTCCAGCGGGTTTGACCCCATCGCAACAGCGGCCCTAATGCGCGTCGGATTAGAGAGCTACGCCAACAGGCATTATCAAGACCTTTCAGGTGGCGAACAGCAACGCGTTCAGCTGGCGCGGGTTCTCTCACAGGTTTGGCTGCCCTTCGAAGAAGGCATGCCACGTTGGCTATTTCTGGATGAGCCTGTGTCCAGTTTGGATATCGGCCACCAGTTACAGGTTATGCGAATCATGAAGGACTTTGCTCAGGCTGGAGGCGGTGTGATTACCGTTATGCATGATTTGAACTTAACGGCGATGTATGCAGATCGCGTTCTTATGATGTCGGGGGGCGAATTGATCGCCAGCGACACGCCGAAAAATGTGTTTACCGATGAAACCCTGTCGCGTGCCTATAATTGCCGCTTAAAAACCAATGCCCTACCGGAACACGGCGTTCCGTTTTTGCTGCCCCAAATGGCGCAAGAAGGGGCGTTTCAAAAGCAGGGTAATTGA
- a CDS encoding FecCD family ABC transporter permease, which yields MVAMSDTPSRPIDRMQAARLMHLWLAALLCVISVASLATGASGTSLWGALAKIVQGQPLTQTEAVVLWDIRAPRLVLGICVGAALAVSGAVMQGLFRNPLADPGLVGVSAGAGLGAICAIVLGGVLPAWVAALTGTYLVPVAAFLGGWISTMVLYRVATRGGKTSVATMLLAGIALGALAGAATGLLVYAADDNQLRDLTFWGLGSLAGASWAKVLVGGPLIVIAIGIACTQGRGLNGLAMGEATAHHIGIPVQRMKNIAILTVAAATGAAVAVSGGIGFIGIVVPHVLRLWSGPDHRTLLINAALLGASILLLADMISRVVIAPAELPIGIVTAVLGAPVFLWILLRKRGIMDM from the coding sequence ATGGTAGCGATGTCCGACACCCCGTCGCGCCCGATAGATCGGATGCAGGCAGCGCGCCTTATGCATCTTTGGCTGGCGGCATTACTGTGCGTGATCAGCGTGGCCAGTTTGGCAACAGGGGCATCGGGCACATCTCTTTGGGGGGCGCTTGCAAAAATCGTCCAAGGTCAGCCCTTAACCCAAACCGAAGCCGTCGTTTTATGGGACATCCGTGCGCCCAGATTGGTTTTGGGAATTTGTGTGGGGGCAGCGCTGGCTGTCTCGGGGGCCGTGATGCAAGGGTTGTTTCGCAATCCGCTGGCTGATCCTGGTTTGGTTGGGGTGAGTGCGGGCGCGGGACTGGGGGCGATCTGTGCCATTGTGTTGGGCGGGGTGCTGCCGGCTTGGGTGGCGGCGCTAACAGGCACCTATCTTGTTCCCGTGGCCGCATTTTTAGGGGGCTGGATTTCGACCATGGTTTTGTACCGTGTTGCAACGCGCGGTGGGAAAACATCTGTTGCCACGATGTTATTGGCAGGCATAGCCCTAGGAGCCTTAGCTGGGGCGGCAACGGGTCTGTTGGTCTATGCTGCCGATGATAACCAGCTGCGCGATCTGACCTTTTGGGGGCTTGGCTCCCTTGCGGGGGCAAGTTGGGCAAAAGTTTTGGTTGGCGGACCTTTGATTGTTATCGCAATTGGCATTGCCTGCACACAGGGGCGGGGCTTGAACGGGCTTGCGATGGGCGAAGCGACAGCCCATCACATCGGCATTCCAGTGCAGCGCATGAAAAACATCGCCATTCTGACCGTAGCCGCAGCGACGGGCGCTGCTGTGGCAGTGTCTGGCGGGATCGGTTTCATCGGGATCGTTGTGCCCCATGTGTTGCGCTTGTGGTCTGGTCCAGATCACAGGACCCTGTTGATCAATGCAGCCCTGTTGGGGGCCAGCATCCTGTTGCTGGCCGACATGATCAGCCGTGTCGTCATCGCCCCCGCCGAATTGCCGATCGGTATTGTGACGGCTGTTTTGGGGGCGCCTGTGTTTTTGTGGATACTCCTGCGCAAACGCGGAATTATGGATATGTAA
- a CDS encoding heme/hemin ABC transporter substrate-binding protein: MMRKALSKMAQIRLAASAAVLAAVTMSVVPSPLKSQASAQDRVLSIGGSVTEIVYALKQEHRLIARDTTSSFPAEVMDLPDVGYMRALSPEGVLSVGPNLIISEDGAGPQETIDALEAVSIPFITVPDGYSAEGVIEKIRVVGRALDVDAAAAVLADEIANGFEQAAENLKKVDDPKRVLFILSTQGGRILASGTETAAHGIIEMAGGINAITSFTGYKPLTDEAVALAAPDVILMMDRMGDHQTDTDELFAMPALVPTPAAREKAIVRMNGLYLLGFGPRTAQAALDLNTALYGQ, from the coding sequence ATGATGCGCAAGGCTCTTTCCAAAATGGCCCAAATCCGTCTTGCCGCTAGCGCGGCTGTTCTGGCCGCCGTAACAATGAGCGTTGTGCCATCGCCTTTGAAAAGTCAGGCAAGCGCGCAGGACCGCGTCTTGTCTATTGGGGGCTCGGTAACGGAAATTGTCTATGCGCTAAAACAGGAACACCGGCTCATCGCGCGGGATACGACCTCGTCATTTCCAGCGGAGGTGATGGATTTGCCTGATGTCGGCTATATGCGCGCGCTCTCCCCCGAGGGAGTGTTGTCAGTTGGGCCGAACCTGATCATTTCCGAAGACGGGGCAGGGCCGCAGGAAACGATTGATGCGTTAGAGGCTGTCTCGATCCCGTTTATCACTGTTCCTGATGGCTATAGCGCGGAAGGTGTGATCGAAAAGATCCGTGTGGTTGGGCGTGCATTGGATGTTGATGCCGCAGCGGCGGTATTGGCCGACGAAATTGCAAACGGTTTCGAACAAGCCGCAGAAAACCTGAAAAAAGTCGATGACCCTAAAAGAGTCCTGTTTATCCTCAGCACGCAGGGCGGGCGCATTCTGGCTTCGGGAACCGAAACAGCAGCCCATGGGATTATCGAAATGGCGGGGGGCATAAATGCAATCACCAGCTTTACCGGCTACAAGCCTCTGACTGATGAGGCCGTTGCCCTTGCGGCGCCTGATGTGATTTTGATGATGGACCGGATGGGCGACCATCAAACCGACACGGATGAGCTGTTTGCGATGCCCGCGCTGGTGCCAACGCCTGCGGCGCGCGAAAAGGCGATTGTTCGAATGAACGGGCTGTATCTGCTGGGTTTTGGGCCACGAACGGCCCAAGCCGCGCTTGACCTCAACACCGCACTTTACGGGCAGTGA
- a CDS encoding hemin-degrading factor — protein sequence MTKLSPEDIREMREFSPNLRARDFAEQNKISEAELLAAHVGQGVTQLKPHPDDIMWAAQQLGEVMALTRTLSCVHEKVGVYDNYHSGQHASMVLNGDIDLRMFPQHWQHAFAVENETEKGIQRSLQVFDAAGDAVHKIFLRDSSNSGEWQGIKDKLALQEQAQRLDVSPRQAPEAPKADPAKLDILQKEWARMTDTHQFLRLCSKLKMNRLGAYRIAGAPFVRALETSAVDQMLNLVQERGTEVMVFVGNKGCIQIHSGPIETLKPMGPWQNVMDPSFNLHLRLDHIAEVWAVEKPTQRGMAVSVEAFDKDGAIILQVFGVGREGRDSRPAWREIVKTLQGLDEEAMA from the coding sequence ATGACAAAACTATCGCCCGAAGATATCCGCGAAATGCGGGAATTCAGCCCCAATTTGCGCGCGCGCGACTTTGCCGAGCAAAACAAAATTTCCGAAGCCGAATTACTAGCAGCCCATGTCGGCCAAGGTGTGACGCAGCTAAAACCCCATCCTGATGACATCATGTGGGCCGCTCAGCAGCTGGGCGAAGTTATGGCGCTGACGCGCACCTTATCTTGTGTGCATGAAAAAGTGGGCGTTTACGACAACTACCACTCTGGCCAGCATGCTTCGATGGTTTTGAATGGCGACATTGATCTGCGGATGTTCCCCCAGCACTGGCAGCACGCCTTTGCCGTCGAAAACGAAACCGAAAAAGGCATCCAGCGGTCGTTGCAGGTATTTGATGCGGCAGGTGATGCCGTCCATAAAATCTTTCTGCGCGACAGCTCCAACAGCGGCGAATGGCAGGGGATCAAGGATAAATTGGCACTCCAAGAGCAGGCCCAACGCCTCGATGTTTCGCCTCGCCAAGCACCAGAAGCCCCCAAAGCGGATCCGGCAAAGCTGGATATCCTGCAAAAAGAGTGGGCGCGTATGACCGACACCCACCAGTTCCTGCGTCTTTGTTCCAAGTTAAAAATGAACCGCCTCGGCGCCTATCGGATCGCGGGCGCGCCCTTTGTGCGGGCCTTGGAAACAAGCGCGGTTGATCAAATGTTGAACCTTGTTCAGGAACGCGGAACCGAAGTGATGGTTTTTGTTGGTAACAAAGGCTGCATTCAAATCCATTCAGGCCCCATCGAAACGCTAAAGCCTATGGGGCCATGGCAAAACGTCATGGACCCCAGCTTTAACCTTCATCTGCGGTTGGATCACATCGCCGAAGTCTGGGCCGTGGAAAAACCCACCCAGCGCGGGATGGCTGTATCTGTCGAAGCCTTTGACAAGGATGGTGCAATCATCCTGCAAGTCTTTGGCGTCGGTCGTGAAGGGCGTGATAGCAGGCCCGCATGGAGAGAGATCGTAAAAACCCTACAGGGTTTGGACGAGGAGGCCATGGCATGA
- a CDS encoding TonB-dependent receptor domain-containing protein, which translates to MSYPTTRAALRATTACVLLISATNASAQEAGVDLGEILLGESKRDVQTDTATAVTEIDQDEIDDRQPGTIAELIDSVPGVNLVNGSTPQGSGINIRGYGANSTFGTDQKVAVVVDGASVGAEEIYRVGTQLFTDPYLYKSAEVIRGTVGSFEYGSGIVGGVVKLETKNASDFTGGEIGFVGTQTLEFSSNGDGITSSTNLAWQPSEQLELLLNYTWRDQDIQTSGNGSDIGGSAFNLPSYLVKGRYTFGENRNQSLTFSYNESNTDETDVAYDTFSTSGGVFGNVDRTVSSRTAALAYNFNPSNDFVNLDVVLSYADQEIDQEYVEGSSTCDDPSNPCRFPGGFPTGGFGTVNADHRYETTKLAIKNTALFETGIISHELRTGLELTRKERLDADSAPGGVDNRVAVYAVDTMQIGSNWTLTPALRYEHSEVTGSTAPNDATYTNEALMGGLSLRYAFDNGFAVFGSAAYTENLPIIDDLGSAIYMTQSEKSRTFELGASYDTTNIFRDGDRFAIKGNLYRTALWDVTSYTVAGSASTRTDSVETEGLELEASYAMESGLYIDLNANIVDGSEFQPSGTVVDWRGVPADTLQLTLGKKFGEELDVSWEMIGNKRFENDSEEVAGSVIHNLRATYKPQQGILEGSEIRFGVENLFDKEYTPRLSTRSATGRNFKVTLSTTF; encoded by the coding sequence ATGTCTTATCCAACCACGCGCGCAGCATTGCGCGCTACAACCGCTTGTGTATTGCTCATCAGCGCCACAAATGCCTCGGCCCAAGAAGCTGGTGTTGATCTGGGTGAAATTCTGCTTGGCGAAAGCAAGCGCGACGTTCAGACCGACACAGCAACCGCTGTGACCGAAATTGATCAAGACGAAATTGATGACCGCCAACCAGGAACGATTGCCGAGCTGATCGATTCCGTTCCAGGTGTGAATTTGGTGAATGGCTCAACGCCGCAAGGGTCAGGGATTAACATTCGTGGGTATGGCGCGAATTCGACCTTTGGGACCGACCAGAAAGTAGCGGTTGTGGTGGATGGCGCGTCAGTTGGTGCGGAAGAAATCTATCGCGTTGGAACCCAATTGTTCACTGATCCGTATCTATATAAATCCGCTGAGGTGATCAGAGGGACGGTCGGCAGCTTTGAATATGGTTCGGGTATTGTTGGCGGTGTTGTAAAGCTGGAAACGAAAAACGCGTCTGACTTTACGGGCGGCGAAATCGGTTTTGTTGGCACTCAGACGCTTGAGTTTTCCTCAAACGGCGATGGCATTACCAGCTCGACCAACCTTGCATGGCAACCCTCAGAGCAGTTGGAACTGCTGCTAAACTATACGTGGCGCGATCAGGATATTCAGACCAGCGGCAATGGGAGTGACATCGGCGGAAGCGCCTTTAACCTGCCCTCTTATTTGGTAAAGGGGCGGTATACCTTCGGCGAAAACCGCAACCAATCGCTGACATTTTCTTACAACGAATCCAACACAGACGAGACAGATGTCGCCTATGATACGTTCTCAACCAGTGGGGGTGTTTTTGGCAACGTAGACAGGACAGTCTCTTCGCGCACAGCGGCGTTGGCCTATAACTTCAATCCCTCAAACGACTTTGTAAACCTTGATGTTGTGCTGTCTTATGCCGATCAGGAGATTGACCAAGAATATGTTGAAGGCAGCTCTACCTGCGATGACCCAAGCAACCCTTGCAGATTCCCTGGCGGTTTCCCTACAGGGGGTTTTGGTACGGTTAATGCGGACCACCGCTATGAAACAACCAAGCTGGCGATCAAGAACACAGCCCTATTTGAAACGGGCATCATCAGCCATGAATTGCGCACAGGTCTGGAACTGACCCGCAAAGAGCGCCTTGATGCGGATTCCGCGCCCGGTGGTGTGGATAACCGCGTAGCGGTTTATGCCGTTGATACCATGCAGATCGGCAGCAATTGGACGCTCACCCCTGCCCTGCGGTATGAACATTCCGAGGTGACTGGCTCAACCGCGCCAAATGATGCCACCTATACAAACGAAGCCCTGATGGGTGGTCTATCCCTACGTTATGCTTTTGATAACGGTTTCGCGGTGTTTGGGAGCGCGGCCTATACGGAAAACCTGCCGATTATCGATGATTTGGGCAGCGCAATCTACATGACCCAATCCGAAAAATCTCGCACGTTTGAACTGGGTGCTTCTTATGACACGACAAATATCTTCCGTGACGGTGATCGTTTTGCGATCAAAGGCAACCTTTATAGAACCGCGCTTTGGGATGTGACATCTTATACGGTCGCTGGCTCGGCTTCGACACGTACGGACAGCGTGGAAACCGAAGGTCTGGAGCTGGAAGCCTCCTATGCAATGGAATCCGGCCTGTACATTGATTTGAACGCCAACATTGTGGATGGTTCCGAATTTCAACCATCAGGCACCGTGGTGGATTGGCGCGGGGTCCCTGCGGATACGCTTCAGCTGACCCTCGGCAAGAAATTCGGCGAAGAGCTTGATGTGAGCTGGGAAATGATTGGCAACAAGCGCTTTGAGAACGACAGCGAAGAAGTTGCCGGATCGGTTATTCACAACCTGCGCGCCACCTATAAGCCGCAACAAGGTATCCTAGAGGGCAGCGAAATCCGGTTCGGTGTAGAAAACCTATTCGACAAAGAATACACACCGCGCCTTTCGACACGTTCTGCAACGGGGCGCAACTTTAAGGTGAC